Proteins from a genomic interval of Bradyrhizobium sp. CCBAU 53340:
- the flgF gene encoding flagellar basal-body rod protein FlgF, which yields MQNALLIGLSRQMTLERQMDVIANNVANANTNGFKADHSLFEEYLRSNAHEDNFIGSDRRVSYVQDRGTYRDVGQGPMEATNNPLDMAISGNAFFAVQADGAERYTRDGKFALSSTGQLMTSDGNLVLGTGGPIVFQPTDHDINVAPDGTVTVLEGTAKTDSIRGKIKMVTFDDPAKLTKLGANLYDTGSATQQPDTKSTLQQGYVEKSNVNSVVEMTRMVEVMRAYTGVANLLQQQSDLHKSAIEKLADVPA from the coding sequence ATGCAGAATGCGCTTCTGATCGGATTGTCGCGGCAGATGACGTTGGAGCGGCAGATGGATGTCATCGCCAACAACGTCGCCAATGCCAACACCAACGGCTTCAAGGCCGACCATTCGCTGTTCGAGGAGTACCTCCGCTCGAACGCGCATGAGGACAATTTCATCGGCTCCGACCGCCGGGTCTCCTATGTGCAGGACCGCGGCACCTACCGCGACGTCGGCCAGGGGCCGATGGAGGCGACCAACAACCCGCTCGACATGGCGATCAGCGGCAACGCCTTTTTCGCCGTGCAGGCCGACGGCGCCGAGCGCTACACCCGCGACGGCAAGTTCGCGCTCAGCAGCACCGGCCAGCTCATGACCTCCGACGGCAACCTGGTGCTCGGCACCGGCGGCCCGATCGTGTTCCAGCCGACCGACCACGACATCAACGTCGCCCCCGACGGCACCGTCACCGTGCTCGAGGGCACGGCCAAGACTGACTCCATCCGCGGCAAGATCAAGATGGTGACGTTCGACGATCCGGCCAAGCTGACCAAGCTCGGCGCCAATCTCTATGACACCGGCTCCGCCACCCAGCAGCCCGACACCAAGTCCACCCTGCAGCAGGGCTATGTCGAGAAATCGAACGTGAATTCGGTCGTCGAGATGACCCGCATGGTCGAGGTGATGCGCGCCTACACCGGGGTCGCCAACCTGCTCCAGCAGCAGAGCGACCTCCACAAATCGGCGATCGAAAAGCTCGCCGACGTTCCGGCCTGA
- a CDS encoding MotE family protein: MKSFRNIRVIPVVLVAVAGLAMLKVAGLVINGGYVFDYQPNSAKKSWAQENLNFPTGREDPDITGSTHGEPKEAPKPAAPESKVEGGTPVKMDEAQPQVSASERAILERLQARRQEIESRQREIDIRESLLKSAEKRIEGKVEEMKAVESRITATQAEQKAAEAQRMKGLVTMYEGMKPKDAARVFDRLEMGVLIEIASAIAPRKMSDILGLMSPEAAERLTVEMARRANGGGDQSAAVGDLPKIDGKPTQKPN, from the coding sequence ATGAAATCCTTTCGTAACATCCGCGTCATTCCGGTCGTCCTGGTTGCGGTCGCAGGCCTGGCCATGCTGAAAGTGGCGGGGCTCGTGATCAATGGCGGCTATGTCTTCGACTACCAGCCGAACAGCGCGAAGAAGTCCTGGGCGCAGGAGAATCTGAACTTCCCGACCGGACGCGAGGACCCCGACATCACCGGCTCGACGCACGGTGAGCCGAAGGAAGCGCCCAAGCCCGCCGCGCCCGAGAGCAAGGTCGAGGGCGGCACGCCGGTGAAGATGGACGAAGCCCAGCCGCAGGTCTCGGCCTCGGAGCGCGCGATCCTGGAACGCCTGCAGGCGCGCCGCCAGGAGATCGAATCCCGCCAGCGCGAGATCGATATCCGCGAGAGCCTGCTGAAGTCGGCCGAGAAGCGCATCGAGGGCAAGGTCGAGGAGATGAAGGCGGTGGAATCCCGCATCACCGCGACCCAGGCCGAGCAGAAGGCCGCCGAGGCCCAGCGCATGAAGGGCCTCGTCACCATGTATGAAGGCATGAAGCCCAAGGATGCCGCGCGGGTGTTCGACCGGCTGGAGATGGGCGTGCTGATCGAGATCGCCTCCGCAATCGCCCCGCGCAAGATGTCCGACATCCTGGGGCTGATGTCGCCCGAGGCCGCCGAGCGCCTGACCGTCGAGATGGCGCGCCGTGCCAATGGGGGCGGGGATCAGTCGGCAGCCGTCGGGGATCTGCCGAAGATCGACGGCAAGCCGACGCAAAAGCCGAATTGA
- the flgH gene encoding flagellar basal body L-ring protein FlgH, translated as MSAFSSAFRFRRIAISVLLLGASALGGCSSIDRLSQIGEQPKLSAIDNPTTQPGYKPVQMPMPKPEVASYNPNSLWRNGSRAFFKDQRATHVGDLLTVTVNITDKANIENDTQRSRSNKEDSGISDFIGAKTITQANKILPGRILTADSTASSEGKGSVDRKEALQTNVAAVVTQVLPNGNLVVEGKQEIRVNFEIRELVVAGIVRPEDIQSDNTIDSSKIAQARIAYGGRGQITDVQQPRYGQQVMDVLLPF; from the coding sequence ATGTCCGCTTTCAGTTCGGCTTTCCGTTTTCGTCGCATCGCGATCTCTGTCCTGCTGCTGGGAGCCAGCGCGCTGGGCGGCTGCTCATCGATCGACCGCCTGTCGCAGATCGGCGAACAGCCGAAGCTGTCGGCGATCGACAATCCGACGACGCAGCCCGGCTACAAGCCGGTGCAGATGCCGATGCCGAAGCCGGAAGTCGCCTCCTACAATCCGAACTCACTGTGGCGCAACGGCAGCCGCGCCTTCTTCAAGGACCAGCGCGCCACCCATGTGGGCGACCTCTTGACCGTGACCGTGAACATCACCGACAAGGCCAATATCGAAAACGACACGCAGCGCAGCCGCTCCAACAAAGAAGATTCGGGGATTTCCGACTTCATCGGGGCGAAGACGATCACGCAAGCCAACAAGATCCTGCCCGGCCGCATTCTCACCGCCGACTCCACTGCTTCCAGCGAGGGCAAGGGTAGCGTTGACCGCAAGGAGGCCTTGCAGACCAACGTCGCCGCCGTCGTGACCCAGGTGCTGCCGAACGGCAACCTCGTGGTCGAAGGCAAGCAGGAGATCCGCGTCAATTTCGAGATCCGCGAGCTCGTGGTCGCCGGCATCGTCCGCCCCGAAGACATCCAGAGCGACAACACCATCGATTCCAGCAAGATCGCGCAGGCCCGCATCGCCTATGGCGGCCGCGGCCAGATCACGGACGTGCAGCAGCCGCGCTACGGCCAGCAAGTCATGGACGTGCTGCTGCCCTTCTAA
- a CDS encoding DUF6468 domain-containing protein, with protein MNHSLGMAIETLVAILLMLTIGYCILLNKRLTRLKADEHSLKAVIGELITATEIAERAIGGLKLAVRDVNENLGSQLAAATQMSDQLYKQLGEADNVVRRLSKIAIAARPVTNAEAAAAPVAKPSPAKAVAAAAEAFSERRRSNGLAA; from the coding sequence ATGAACCACTCCCTAGGAATGGCGATCGAGACGCTGGTGGCTATCCTGCTGATGCTCACGATCGGCTACTGCATCCTGCTCAACAAGCGGTTGACGCGGCTGAAGGCGGACGAGCATTCGCTGAAGGCCGTGATCGGCGAGCTGATCACAGCGACCGAGATCGCCGAGCGCGCGATCGGCGGGCTCAAGCTCGCCGTGCGCGACGTCAACGAGAATCTCGGCAGCCAGCTCGCGGCCGCGACGCAGATGTCCGACCAGCTCTACAAGCAGCTCGGCGAAGCCGACAATGTGGTGCGTCGCCTCTCCAAGATCGCGATCGCGGCGCGCCCCGTGACGAATGCGGAAGCCGCCGCCGCGCCGGTGGCCAAGCCGTCGCCTGCGAAAGCAGTGGCGGCGGCCGCCGAAGCCTTCTCCGAGCGCCGAAGGTCCAATGGTCTCGCCGCATAA
- the flgG gene encoding flagellar basal-body rod protein FlgG has protein sequence MQALHTAATGMAAQELNVQVISNNIANLRTTGFKKQTAAFEDLIYEHIRRVGAQASDQGTILPVGVDIGGGVKTVGTPRSMTQGTLSQTGNDLDLAISGEGFFKILMPDGTFQYTRDGTFQMDNQGRVVTAGGNPVQPTITIPNNASGITVNEQGQVTVTLPGSSTNTVLGQIGLTRFINKAGLQPVGSNQFIETTSSGTPQDGTANSEGYGKITQGSLEQANVDVVSEMSDLIAAQRAYEMNAKVISAADQMMQSTTALFR, from the coding sequence ATGCAAGCGCTCCACACCGCTGCGACCGGAATGGCGGCACAGGAACTGAACGTTCAGGTGATCTCCAACAACATCGCGAACCTGCGCACCACCGGCTTCAAGAAGCAGACCGCGGCGTTCGAGGACCTGATCTACGAGCACATCCGCCGCGTCGGCGCCCAGGCCTCGGATCAGGGCACTATCCTGCCGGTCGGCGTCGACATCGGCGGCGGTGTCAAGACTGTCGGCACGCCGCGCAGCATGACGCAAGGCACGCTGTCGCAGACCGGCAACGACCTCGACCTCGCGATCTCGGGCGAAGGCTTCTTCAAGATCCTGATGCCCGACGGCACCTTCCAGTACACCCGCGACGGCACCTTCCAGATGGACAATCAGGGCCGCGTCGTCACCGCGGGCGGCAATCCGGTGCAGCCGACCATCACGATCCCGAACAACGCTTCGGGCATCACCGTCAACGAGCAGGGTCAGGTGACCGTGACGCTGCCGGGCTCGTCGACCAACACAGTTCTGGGCCAGATCGGCTTGACCCGTTTCATCAACAAGGCGGGTCTGCAGCCGGTCGGCAGCAACCAGTTCATCGAGACGACCTCGTCGGGCACGCCGCAGGACGGCACGGCGAACTCCGAAGGCTACGGCAAGATCACGCAAGGAAGCCTCGAGCAGGCCAATGTCGACGTCGTCTCGGAGATGAGCGACCTGATCGCCGCGCAGCGCGCCTATGAGATGAACGCCAAGGTGATCAGCGCCGCCGACCAGATGATGCAATCGACCACGGCGCTGTTCCGCTGA
- the fliM gene encoding flagellar motor switch protein FliM, whose protein sequence is MAGNEQMDQDAIAAQWEASLDSEDPAEAAKAAAENELSETMALQWAAMVEDGSRDLGNGKNSGERVLSQEEIDNLLGFTVGDVTLDDHSGIRAIIDSAMVSYERLPMLEIVFDRLVRLLTTSLRNFTSDNVEVSLDRITSVRFGDYMNSIPLPAVLSVFKAEEWENFGMATVDSNLIYSMIDVLLGGRRGSSQLRIEGRPYTTIETELVKRLVEVVLADAEQAFRPLSPVTFTIDRLETNPRFAAISRPANAAILVRLRIDMEDRGGNIELLLPYATIEPIRPVLLQMFMGEKFGRDPVWEGHFATEIVQAEISVDAVLYEADIPLKQLMRLKVGDTLPLDMRADANVTVRCGDVTITEGRMGRVGERVAIRVTKPLRKPSTTLAMFEKVDEQNKLMEAP, encoded by the coding sequence ATGGCCGGCAACGAGCAGATGGACCAGGATGCGATTGCCGCCCAATGGGAGGCGTCGCTCGATTCCGAGGATCCCGCGGAGGCCGCGAAGGCTGCTGCCGAAAACGAACTATCGGAGACCATGGCCCTGCAATGGGCGGCCATGGTCGAGGACGGCAGCCGCGACCTCGGCAACGGCAAGAACTCCGGCGAGCGGGTACTGTCGCAGGAGGAGATCGACAATCTCCTCGGCTTCACCGTCGGCGACGTCACGCTCGATGACCACAGCGGCATCCGCGCGATCATCGATTCGGCGATGGTCTCCTACGAGCGTCTGCCGATGCTCGAAATCGTCTTCGACCGCCTGGTGCGGCTCCTGACGACCTCCTTGCGCAATTTCACCTCCGACAACGTCGAAGTCTCGCTCGACCGCATCACCTCGGTGCGCTTCGGCGACTACATGAACTCGATCCCGCTGCCTGCCGTGCTCTCGGTGTTCAAGGCCGAGGAGTGGGAAAATTTCGGCATGGCGACGGTCGATTCCAACCTGATCTATTCGATGATCGACGTGCTGCTCGGCGGCCGCCGCGGCTCGAGCCAGCTGCGCATCGAGGGCCGGCCCTACACCACGATCGAGACCGAGCTGGTCAAGCGCCTGGTCGAGGTGGTGCTGGCCGACGCCGAGCAGGCGTTCCGGCCGCTGTCGCCGGTGACCTTCACGATCGACCGGCTCGAGACCAATCCGCGCTTCGCCGCGATCAGCCGTCCCGCCAACGCCGCGATCCTGGTGCGCCTGCGCATCGACATGGAAGACCGCGGCGGCAATATCGAGCTCTTGCTTCCCTACGCGACCATCGAACCGATCAGGCCCGTCCTGCTCCAGATGTTCATGGGCGAAAAGTTCGGCCGCGATCCGGTCTGGGAAGGCCATTTCGCCACCGAGATCGTCCAGGCGGAGATTTCTGTCGATGCGGTGCTCTACGAGGCCGATATTCCGCTCAAGCAGCTGATGCGGCTGAAAGTCGGCGACACCCTGCCGCTGGACATGCGCGCCGATGCCAACGTCACCGTGCGCTGCGGCGACGTCACCATCACCGAAGGACGCATGGGCCGGGTCGGAGAGCGCGTTGCGATCCGCGTGACGAAACCCTTGCGCAAGCCAAGTACGACACTTGCGATGTTCGAGAAGGTGGACGAACAGAACAAGCTGATGGAGGCCCCATGA
- the flgA gene encoding flagellar basal body P-ring formation chaperone FlgA, which translates to MIRTTLLAISALLVLALPAQAADDGIAAPTLRASVTVTSDVVRVGDLIDNAGSAALIPVYRSPDLGTTGALPVAQVLSVLRAKQVIGVMTGDIKEVQVTRLARTLASKDLENAVASALERRFGLGDAANLTVTFDRGVSDMRLDASNTGALQAVATRYDSRGGRFDIAFEISNDSNPAPTRLRLTGTAIETVEVAVLTRDIDRSEMLKSSDIAQERRPKSEVTGEPALRERAIGMQLRRPMRAGTPIRVADIAKPEFVTRDQSVTVIYQVPGIYLTTRGKAIDGGAEGDTVSVLNLQTKRTLTGIVTGRGQVTVQGASQSAPMAPAVEQTSSLKREEAPAPVDTAALLRNLVQAPASPAQIAEAQIPQARVSQAQAK; encoded by the coding sequence ATGATCCGCACCACGCTTCTCGCGATCTCCGCCCTGCTCGTGCTGGCGCTGCCGGCGCAGGCCGCCGACGACGGCATCGCCGCGCCGACGCTGCGCGCCAGCGTCACCGTCACCTCCGACGTGGTACGGGTCGGCGACCTCATCGACAATGCCGGCTCGGCCGCGCTGATCCCGGTCTATCGCTCGCCCGATCTCGGCACCACCGGCGCGCTGCCGGTTGCCCAGGTCCTGAGCGTGCTCCGCGCCAAGCAGGTGATCGGCGTGATGACCGGCGACATCAAGGAGGTCCAGGTCACCCGCCTTGCCCGCACGCTTGCGAGCAAGGATCTCGAGAACGCGGTTGCCTCCGCACTCGAGCGCCGCTTCGGCCTGGGCGATGCCGCCAACCTCACCGTCACCTTCGACCGCGGCGTCTCCGACATGCGGCTCGATGCCTCCAACACCGGCGCGCTACAGGCGGTCGCGACCCGCTACGATTCCCGTGGCGGCCGCTTCGACATCGCCTTCGAGATCAGCAACGACAGCAATCCGGCGCCGACCAGGCTGCGCTTGACCGGCACCGCGATCGAGACCGTCGAGGTCGCCGTCCTGACCCGCGACATCGATCGGAGCGAGATGCTGAAATCCTCCGACATCGCGCAGGAGCGCCGGCCGAAGTCGGAAGTGACGGGCGAGCCCGCACTACGCGAGCGCGCGATCGGCATGCAGCTGCGCCGGCCGATGCGTGCGGGCACGCCGATCCGCGTCGCCGACATCGCCAAGCCGGAATTCGTCACGCGCGACCAGAGCGTCACCGTCATCTACCAGGTCCCCGGGATCTACCTCACCACCCGCGGCAAGGCGATCGACGGCGGCGCCGAGGGCGACACCGTGAGCGTTCTCAATTTGCAGACCAAGCGCACGCTGACCGGTATCGTCACCGGCCGCGGCCAGGTGACCGTGCAGGGCGCCAGCCAGTCGGCGCCGATGGCCCCTGCGGTCGAGCAGACCTCCTCACTCAAGCGCGAGGAAGCGCCCGCCCCGGTCGACACCGCAGCCCTTCTCCGCAACCTGGTCCAGGCCCCCGCCTCGCCGGCCCAAATCGCAGAAGCCCAGATCCCGCAAGCTCGCGTCTCGCAAGCTCAAGCAAAGTAA
- a CDS encoding tetratricopeptide repeat protein yields the protein MAREAAAGFVSRARALALGLSRHVRKAVLLSACALIGLNTVARAADAIRGEASFSAGGGFARLVIKLGEDVPSEVTTAGSILIIRFDRPVDVPVDRVPEGAPDYVNSARRDPDGSAIRLSLARRVTVNTMNAGERTFIDLLPEGWKGAPPPLPMDVVKELAERARAAERALRAQRAAAESKKHPPIRVRASVQPTFVRFVFEMPDGVGVSSVLNEQKLTLAFNANLNFDLADAVVAAPPNVASIKQKADIDQTSVEIALIGDSDVHSFRDDKNYVVDIAFQPDRGKAAATAEAAIAQAGAGGHGPAAEKPAAAKPKDAQIVPPTSETIARDAKIDVKPDVKPEVKPEAKAETPPAMPPPEAPKPAPAVAAPATEAPHAAEAPKEATAPAAPAKEAAEAPKEAVAEAAKEPVKEPVKDVPKEAAKPESKPAPAEAQAAPSPPIASVDARRDSDGLRVTFPFSVATPAAAFRRGDTVWLVFDSPKPVDVDPIRARGGAMIGEVSRMPLEKGQAVRIRLTRPLVYSLTSEEVGKETNWLLTLADKIQATPLPLMMSRNITDPALANIAIPFANPGQLHKLTDPDAGDMLYVVTAQRPVRGFIKRQDLVDLSLLESAHGIAIRPNSDDVGVEVGADKVILGKKGGLTLSPVDVSAERAPTAVRPVFNPESWRKGQSEDFWTRQSDLITAISAVEPAQRSLPRLDLARFYMSRAMYYEAKSVTDVMLADPLNKEESSALIIHAIASILIGRPAQGLKDLANPVIGNSHDSQLWKALAYARQEKWADAREKFKNVEFAIASLPLDIQRIVTMDAMRASLEVKDYAGASKRRGEIEVVGVPPEAAPGFAVLRGRLAEALGHDKDALDDYKFAVASNDRLAAAEAKQLEVALRQKRDEISKEDALKELETLSMTWRGDAIEVKTLQMLSQLYSENGRYRDALTAARTATKMQPNSEASRQAQDLASDLFTQIFLGPKGDELPPVEALGMFYEFRELTPIGRRGDELIRRLADRLASVDLLDQAAELLQYQVDHRLEGAARAQVAARLAMIYLANRKPDMAITALRASRISDLSGELRQQRLLLEARAQSDVGRHDLALDIVSNVSGREVLRLRSDIFWAARRWRESAEQIELYYGERFRDFKPLNAVEKSDIIRAAVGYALADDSIGLSRFREKYAPLMSESADRLAFDIASKPAAASSAEFAEIAKLAASVDTLDGFLREMKQRFPDATARAPAAPQAKDETEHTGSLPTIPVVRQIKMTR from the coding sequence ATGGCGCGAGAGGCTGCCGCTGGATTTGTGTCGCGAGCCCGCGCATTGGCGCTGGGGCTGTCGCGTCACGTCCGCAAGGCCGTCCTGTTGTCGGCCTGCGCGCTGATCGGCCTCAATACCGTTGCGCGCGCGGCCGATGCCATCAGGGGCGAGGCGAGCTTTTCGGCCGGCGGCGGCTTTGCCCGCCTCGTGATCAAGCTTGGCGAGGACGTTCCGTCCGAGGTGACGACCGCCGGCTCCATCCTCATCATTCGCTTCGATCGCCCCGTCGACGTTCCCGTCGATCGCGTGCCGGAAGGCGCGCCCGACTATGTCAACTCCGCCCGCCGCGACCCCGACGGCAGCGCGATCCGGCTGTCGCTGGCGCGGCGCGTCACCGTCAACACCATGAACGCCGGCGAGCGCACCTTCATCGACCTGCTGCCGGAAGGCTGGAAGGGCGCGCCGCCGCCGCTGCCGATGGACGTGGTGAAGGAACTAGCCGAGCGCGCCCGCGCTGCCGAGCGGGCGCTGCGCGCCCAGCGCGCTGCGGCCGAGAGCAAGAAGCATCCGCCGATCCGCGTGCGTGCCTCGGTGCAGCCGACCTTCGTGCGCTTCGTGTTCGAGATGCCCGACGGCGTCGGCGTCTCCTCGGTGCTCAACGAGCAGAAGCTGACGCTTGCCTTCAACGCCAATCTCAACTTCGATCTTGCCGATGCCGTCGTCGCGGCGCCTCCGAACGTTGCCTCGATCAAGCAGAAGGCCGACATCGACCAGACCAGCGTCGAGATCGCGCTGATCGGCGATTCCGACGTGCACTCCTTCCGCGACGACAAGAACTACGTCGTCGACATTGCCTTCCAGCCGGACAGAGGCAAGGCGGCCGCAACGGCTGAAGCCGCGATTGCGCAGGCCGGCGCAGGCGGTCACGGACCGGCCGCAGAAAAGCCGGCGGCCGCGAAGCCGAAAGACGCCCAGATCGTGCCGCCGACTTCGGAGACGATCGCCCGCGACGCCAAGATCGACGTCAAGCCCGACGTCAAGCCCGAGGTCAAGCCGGAGGCGAAGGCGGAAACGCCGCCCGCAATGCCACCCCCTGAGGCGCCGAAGCCGGCGCCGGCCGTTGCGGCGCCCGCGACTGAAGCCCCGCACGCCGCCGAAGCGCCCAAGGAGGCCACAGCCCCCGCGGCGCCGGCGAAGGAAGCGGCCGAAGCTCCCAAGGAGGCCGTGGCGGAGGCGGCCAAAGAGCCTGTCAAGGAGCCGGTCAAGGATGTACCGAAGGAAGCCGCCAAGCCCGAATCCAAGCCTGCGCCTGCGGAGGCGCAAGCTGCGCCATCGCCTCCAATCGCCAGTGTCGATGCGCGCCGTGACAGCGACGGACTGCGCGTAACGTTCCCGTTTTCTGTGGCAACGCCGGCCGCAGCGTTCCGCCGCGGCGACACGGTGTGGCTGGTGTTCGATTCGCCGAAGCCTGTTGACGTCGACCCGATCCGCGCCCGTGGCGGCGCAATGATCGGCGAGGTCAGCCGCATGCCGCTCGAAAAGGGGCAGGCGGTGCGAATCCGTCTCACCCGTCCTTTGGTCTATTCGCTGACCAGCGAGGAGGTCGGCAAGGAGACGAACTGGCTGCTCACGCTTGCCGACAAGATCCAGGCGACGCCGCTGCCGCTGATGATGTCGCGCAACATCACCGATCCCGCGCTGGCCAACATCGCCATCCCCTTTGCCAATCCGGGCCAGCTGCACAAGCTCACCGATCCCGATGCCGGCGACATGCTCTACGTCGTCACCGCGCAGCGGCCGGTCCGCGGCTTCATCAAGCGGCAGGATCTCGTCGACCTCTCGCTGCTGGAATCCGCCCATGGCATCGCGATCCGCCCGAACTCCGACGACGTCGGCGTCGAGGTCGGGGCGGACAAGGTCATTCTGGGCAAGAAGGGTGGCTTGACGCTGTCGCCGGTCGATGTCTCGGCCGAGCGCGCGCCGACCGCGGTACGGCCGGTCTTCAATCCCGAGAGCTGGCGCAAGGGCCAGTCGGAGGATTTCTGGACGCGCCAGAGCGATTTGATCACGGCGATCTCGGCGGTCGAACCGGCGCAGCGCTCGCTGCCGCGGCTCGATCTCGCCCGGTTCTACATGTCGCGCGCGATGTATTACGAAGCCAAGTCCGTGACCGATGTGATGCTGGCCGATCCTCTCAACAAGGAGGAGAGCAGTGCGCTGATCATCCACGCGATCGCGAGCATCCTGATCGGCCGGCCGGCCCAGGGCCTGAAGGATCTCGCCAATCCCGTGATCGGCAACAGCCATGATTCCCAGCTCTGGAAGGCGCTCGCCTATGCGCGCCAGGAAAAATGGGCGGACGCCCGCGAGAAATTCAAGAACGTCGAATTCGCCATCGCCTCGCTGCCGCTGGACATCCAGCGCATCGTGACGATGGATGCGATGCGCGCTTCGCTCGAGGTCAAGGACTATGCTGGCGCCTCCAAGCGTCGCGGCGAGATCGAGGTGGTCGGCGTACCGCCGGAAGCCGCGCCAGGCTTTGCGGTGCTGCGCGGCCGGCTCGCCGAAGCGCTCGGCCACGACAAGGACGCGCTCGACGACTACAAATTCGCCGTCGCCTCGAACGACCGCCTGGCCGCAGCCGAGGCCAAGCAGCTCGAGGTCGCGCTGCGACAGAAGCGCGACGAGATCAGCAAGGAAGACGCGCTGAAGGAGCTCGAGACGCTGTCAATGACCTGGCGCGGCGACGCTATCGAGGTCAAGACGCTGCAGATGCTGTCGCAGCTCTATTCCGAGAACGGGCGCTACCGCGACGCGCTCACCGCGGCGCGCACCGCGACGAAGATGCAGCCGAACTCGGAGGCCTCGCGTCAGGCGCAGGATCTGGCGTCGGATCTGTTTACGCAGATCTTCCTGGGGCCCAAGGGCGACGAACTGCCGCCGGTCGAGGCGCTCGGGATGTTCTACGAGTTTCGCGAGCTGACGCCGATCGGTCGCCGCGGCGATGAACTGATCCGGCGCCTGGCCGATCGTCTCGCCTCGGTCGATCTGCTCGACCAGGCCGCCGAGCTGCTGCAATACCAGGTCGACCATCGCCTCGAAGGCGCTGCACGGGCGCAGGTCGCCGCGCGGCTTGCCATGATCTATCTCGCCAACCGCAAGCCCGACATGGCGATCACGGCGTTGCGCGCCAGCCGCATCAGCGACCTCTCCGGCGAGCTCAGGCAGCAGCGCCTCTTGCTGGAGGCGCGCGCGCAGAGCGACGTCGGCCGCCACGATCTCGCGCTCGACATCGTCTCCAACGTCTCCGGGCGCGAGGTGCTGCGGCTGCGGTCCGATATCTTCTGGGCGGCACGGCGCTGGCGCGAGTCCGCCGAGCAGATCGAGCTCTATTACGGCGAGCGCTTCCGAGACTTCAAGCCGCTCAACGCGGTGGAGAAGAGCGACATCATCCGTGCCGCCGTCGGCTACGCGCTCGCCGACGACTCGATCGGGTTGTCGCGCTTCCGCGAGAAATACGCCCCGCTGATGAGCGAGAGCGCCGACCGGCTCGCCTTCGACATCGCCAGCAAGCCGGCTGCCGCCTCCAGCGCCGAATTCGCCGAGATCGCCAAGCTCGCCGCCAGCGTCGACACGCTCGACGGGTTCCTGCGCGAGATGAAGCAGCGCTTCCCCGACGCCACCGCGCGTGCCCCCGCCGCCCCGCAGGCCAAGGACGAGACCGAGCACACCGGCTCACTGCCCACGATCCCCGTCGTGCGGCAGATCAAGATGACCCGGTAG
- the fliL gene encoding flagellar basal body-associated protein FliL, with amino-acid sequence MAENEAEGGAAAEGAEAAPPKNKLKLIIMAVGLLAVLGGGAATWFFFFRHGDDEHHAEAAPPPKPPAFVDVPDMMVNLAGAPGERVQYLKLKIVLELKEEKQIEAIKPSMPRVTDIFQTYVRELRSSDLNGSAGIFRLREELTKRVNAAVAPIQVSAVLFKEVVLQ; translated from the coding sequence ATGGCAGAGAACGAAGCGGAAGGCGGCGCAGCTGCCGAAGGCGCGGAAGCCGCTCCGCCGAAGAACAAGCTCAAGCTCATCATCATGGCCGTCGGCCTGCTTGCCGTCCTCGGCGGCGGCGCTGCGACCTGGTTCTTCTTCTTCCGTCACGGCGACGACGAGCATCATGCCGAGGCGGCGCCCCCGCCGAAGCCGCCGGCTTTCGTCGACGTGCCCGACATGATGGTCAACCTCGCCGGCGCGCCCGGCGAGCGCGTGCAGTACCTCAAGCTCAAGATCGTGCTCGAGCTGAAGGAAGAGAAGCAGATCGAGGCGATCAAGCCGTCGATGCCGCGGGTCACCGACATCTTCCAGACCTATGTGCGCGAGCTTCGCTCCTCCGACCTCAACGGTTCGGCCGGCATCTTCCGCCTCAGGGAAGAGCTGACCAAGCGCGTCAACGCCGCGGTCGCGCCGATCCAGGTCAGCGCGGTGCTGTTCAAGGAAGTCGTGCTCCAGTGA